A stretch of Thermotoga sp. SG1 DNA encodes these proteins:
- the flgL gene encoding flagellar hook-associated protein FlgL gives MRINHNISALNAWRNISQTQYSMGKTLERLSSGLRINRAGDDAAGLAISEKMRGQIKGLNMAIKNAQDAISLIQTAEGALTEVHSILQRMRELAVQAASDTNTDVDREQIQKEIDQLREEIDRIARTTEFNTKKLLDGKLESFRSEVDAKVVTGGNINVQLGAVSSAAVEGTYVIEIGQFQGAVTSELDVKITLFTVGGYTSTIATITAGAAALGNITFTWDTNVLSISDFGGALPSNEVVDSAVVRVEAVYTSASQLIFQIGANEGHNMVAGIDDMSAAALGLTSASLKVTDQDSAERAIMVIDAAIHRVSTARAALGAIQNRLEHTISNLGVAAENLTAAESRIRDADMAKEMMEFTKQQILLQSSMAMLAQSNTLPQNVLQLMR, from the coding sequence ATGAGGATCAATCACAACATCAGTGCGTTGAACGCCTGGAGGAACATCAGTCAGACACAGTACAGCATGGGAAAAACCCTTGAAAGACTCTCCTCTGGTCTGAGGATCAACAGAGCTGGTGACGACGCAGCAGGTCTTGCCATCAGCGAAAAGATGAGAGGCCAGATCAAGGGTCTGAACATGGCAATCAAAAACGCTCAAGACGCTATCTCCCTGATCCAGACAGCAGAAGGAGCACTCACAGAGGTACACTCAATCCTTCAGAGAATGAGAGAACTTGCAGTCCAGGCAGCATCCGACACCAACACCGACGTTGATAGAGAACAGATCCAGAAGGAAATTGATCAGCTCAGAGAAGAGATCGATAGAATAGCAAGAACAACAGAGTTCAACACAAAGAAACTCCTTGATGGAAAACTGGAAAGCTTCAGAAGTGAAGTCGATGCGAAAGTTGTGACGGGTGGAAACATAAACGTTCAGTTGGGTGCTGTGTCCTCGGCTGCTGTTGAAGGAACATACGTTATCGAAATCGGACAATTCCAGGGAGCGGTCACATCCGAACTTGATGTCAAGATCACTCTGTTCACCGTTGGAGGTTATACCTCTACCATTGCCACCATAACAGCGGGTGCGGCTGCGCTTGGAAATATCACCTTCACATGGGATACAAACGTTCTCAGCATAAGTGACTTCGGAGGAGCTCTGCCATCTAACGAAGTAGTCGACAGTGCCGTTGTGAGGGTGGAAGCTGTTTACACATCGGCCTCTCAGCTCATCTTCCAGATCGGAGCCAACGAGGGCCACAACATGGTTGCCGGTATCGATGATATGAGTGCAGCAGCACTTGGATTGACATCTGCATCCCTCAAAGTCACCGATCAGGACAGTGCAGAAAGGGCCATCATGGTCATAGACGCTGCGATTCACAGGGTGAGCACAGCAAGGGCAGCACTCGGTGCTATCCAGAACAGGCTCGAACACACCATCTCCAACCTCGGTGTTGCCGCAGAGAACCTCACAGCTGCAGAATCCAGAATCAGAGACGCAGACATGGCAAAAGAGATGATGGAGTTCACCAAGCAGCAGATCCTGCTCCAGTCCAGCATGGCGATGCTTGCTCAGTCCAACACACTCCCGCAGAACGTCCTCCAATTGATGAGATAA